In the genome of Populus nigra chromosome 9, ddPopNigr1.1, whole genome shotgun sequence, one region contains:
- the LOC133702774 gene encoding F-box/LRR-repeat protein At4g14103-like, with product MAKDDKRKRCEEVNKDMISGLPNVIIGHILSFLPTKDALCTCILSKSWRELWRSLSNFDFDDRTWKSRIIFGNFMDRFFYVHNSRENSITKFRLRVHGNYPSSRLSQWIDAAIKDNVEELILWIPLLTHVPLPRRVFSCEKLVVLNLRYGIDIDLLGVGVRFSCLKVLHLEGLPILDDLASIEKLLAGSPVLEELKIEHEYCRSRNALRVCSSSLKRLTIRFTRIRYYRKDPGCRALTLDTPNLELLILTDFVSEELNMQQLPCSLVEASISVAFTHFFIIQLDTYIDMAVQFLRLIMPIVRILRLCGTTMRVSFFLILLLCLNCQRSDDAPPHMFTPIQILSNAVRKKLPRFEDLPNFQNLTRLEIEASGDCRWMVLHEILKCSVKLEVFILYKDDTSVIPKWRNPEFAPRCMRSSLKVIECVDFEGDFAEIEMAEYFIKNALVLEKMAIRFGWGMTRNSKERVAKRLSGCQIGSEACRITFSSP from the exons ATGGCCAAAGACGATAAACGAAAACGCTGCGAGGAGGTGAATAAAGATATGATTAGTGGCTTGCCTAATGTGATAATTGGTCATATACTCTCGTTTCTTCCTACTAAAGATGCTCTGTGTACCTGCATTTTGTCCAAAAGTTGGAGAGAACTCTGGAGATCACTTtccaattttgattttgatgatcgCACATGGAAAAGTAGGATCATCTTTGGGAATTTCATGGATAGGTTCTTTTATGTTCATAACTCGCGTGAAAACTCCATTACAAAATTTCGTCTCCGCGTACATGGAAACTATCCTTCTTCCCGTTTAAGTCAATGGATTGATGCAGCGATTAAGGACAATGTTGAGGAGCTTATACTTTGGATACCTCTACTTACTCATGTTCCGTTGCCTCGGAGAGTTTTTAGTTGTGAGAAATTAGTGGTTTTGAACCTTAGATATGGAATTGATATTGATCTTCTTGGTGTTGGTGTGCGCTTTTCATGTCTCAAGGTCCTTCATCTTGAAGGCCTCCCGATTCTTGACGATCTTGCTTCCATAGAGAAACTATTAGCAGGTTCCCCAGTCCTTGAAGAACTGAAAATCGAACATGAATATTGTCGATCCAGGAACGCTTTACGTGTATGCTCAAGCTCACTGAAACGCTTGACCATAAGATTCACGCGTATTCGTTATTACAGGAAGGATCCTGGTTGCAGAGCACTCACTCTTGATACCCCAAACCTAGAGCTTCTTATACTAACTGATTTCGTGTCCGAGGAGTTAAACATGCAGCAACTTCCGTGCTCACTAGTCGAGGCATCCATCAGTGTTGCTTTTACACATTTCTTCATCATACAACTAGATACTTATATTGACATGGCGGTTCAGTTCTTGAGACTGATCATGCCTATTGTCAGGATCTTACGCTTGTGTGGGACTACTATGAGGGTAAGTTTCTTCCTCATTTTACTGTTGTGCTTAAATTGTCAGCGGTCTGATGACGCACCCCCTCACATGTTTACCCCTATACAGATTTTATCAAACGCGGTTCGTAAGAAGTTGCCTCGATTCGAAGATCTGCCTAATTTTCAGAACTTGACTCGTTTGGAGATTGAAGCTAGTGGAGATTGTCGTTGGATGGTTTTGCATGAGATACTCAAATGCTCTGTTAAGCTGGAAGTCTTCATCTTATACAAGGACGACA CTTCGGTAATTCCCAAATGGCGAAATCCTGAATTCGCGCCACGGTGCATGAGGTCAAGCCTTAAAGTGATTGAGTGTGTAGATTTTGAAGGGGATTTCGCGGAGATAGAAATGGCGGAATATTTCATAAAGAACGCACTGGTCTTGGAGAAGATGGCTATCAGATTTGGATGGGGCATGACTCGTAATTCAAAAGAACGTGTTGCCAAGAGGCTGTCAGGGTGTCAAATAGGCTCCGAAGCATGTCGAATTACATTTTCATCAccttga